From Nitrosopumilus sp., a single genomic window includes:
- a CDS encoding TIGR00341 family protein — MRKIEVLCYDQQSQSIEFTFKKYKIPFHSELTMSEDDRLLRYTGICPDSLANGLTNELNKIIDTRKKDLYVTSFAIEATLSDYLSNYVKELETKNIKIKKKKLIEEYESLIEPNVKFNKNLLFMIVIAAGVAVVGLFANNASLVIGAMLISPLLGPISAFSFNTAVGQTNKMFKSVISGLLLLLAVIGTGALLTIIAIQFTELPLTNEIISRTEISPVFLAAAIAIGFAGGIAMTTNIPGILVGVAIAAALVPPAAVAGIGIALWDWDIFSNALTLTAANIIGLVLGMMVVFFIGGVSPRKFYEKEKAQQHMIITISVFTGLSILLGFLLFKPS, encoded by the coding sequence TTGAGAAAAATAGAAGTTCTTTGCTATGATCAGCAAAGTCAAAGTATAGAATTTACTTTTAAAAAATACAAAATTCCTTTTCATTCTGAATTAACAATGTCTGAAGATGATAGATTGTTAAGATATACAGGAATATGTCCTGACTCTTTAGCAAATGGATTAACTAACGAACTAAATAAAATCATAGACACTAGAAAAAAAGATTTGTATGTCACTAGTTTTGCAATCGAAGCTACTTTATCTGATTATCTCTCAAATTATGTCAAAGAACTTGAAACAAAAAATATTAAAATAAAAAAGAAAAAACTGATTGAAGAATATGAGTCATTAATTGAACCTAATGTAAAATTTAACAAAAATCTCCTTTTCATGATTGTGATAGCTGCAGGGGTTGCAGTAGTTGGTCTATTTGCAAACAATGCCTCTTTGGTAATTGGAGCAATGTTGATATCGCCATTACTTGGACCGATTTCTGCATTTTCATTCAATACTGCAGTTGGTCAGACAAACAAAATGTTCAAATCTGTGATTTCAGGATTATTGTTACTATTAGCAGTTATAGGAACAGGTGCACTTTTAACAATAATTGCAATTCAGTTTACTGAGTTACCTCTAACAAACGAAATTATATCTAGAACTGAAATATCTCCTGTATTTTTAGCAGCTGCAATAGCTATTGGATTTGCAGGAGGGATTGCTATGACTACTAATATCCCAGGCATTTTAGTAGGCGTGGCAATTGCAGCTGCATTAGTTCCACCTGCAGCTGTTGCAGGAATTGGAATTGCGTTATGGGATTGGGATATTTTTTCAAATGCATTGACACTTACTGCAGCAAACATCATAGGGTTGGTTCTTGGGATGATGGTTGTCTTTTTCATAGGAGGAGTCTCTCCAAGGAAATTCTATGAAAAAGAAAAGGCTCAACAACACATGATTATCACAATATCTGTTTTTACGGGATTGAGTATTCTTTTGGGATTCTTGTTATTCAAACCATCCTGA
- a CDS encoding cytidylate kinase family protein encodes MTKSIVISGPPAVGKTTVAKGLAEEFQLQYLSGGDVLKEMALEQGFDSQGDDWWDTEEGMKFLNQREQNSEFDKKLDEKLIGLFDQGGMVITSYTLPWLIKDGIRIWLEGSHESSTKRMQSRDSMSPEEAYEITKKRFDRNKALYKKLYDFDFGEDKSVFDLIINTDNLTAQQVIDVTKETVRKLL; translated from the coding sequence TTGACCAAATCTATTGTTATTTCTGGTCCTCCTGCAGTAGGAAAAACAACTGTCGCTAAAGGATTAGCTGAAGAATTTCAATTGCAGTATCTCAGCGGTGGCGATGTTCTAAAAGAGATGGCACTTGAACAAGGATTTGATTCTCAAGGAGATGATTGGTGGGATACTGAAGAAGGAATGAAATTTCTTAACCAGCGTGAACAAAATTCTGAATTTGATAAAAAACTAGATGAAAAATTAATTGGTTTGTTTGATCAGGGTGGAATGGTTATCACCAGCTATACCTTGCCCTGGCTAATTAAAGACGGAATCCGAATCTGGCTTGAAGGCTCTCATGAAAGCAGCACAAAAAGAATGCAATCAAGAGATAGCATGAGTCCTGAAGAAGCATATGAAATCACTAAAAAAAGATTTGACCGAAATAAAGCATTGTACAAAAAACTATATGATTTTGACTTTGGAGAAGACAAATCTGTTTTTGATTTGATAATTAATACAGACAACCTAACAGCACAACAAGTAATTGATGTTACAAAAGAAACAGTGAGGAAATTATTATGA
- a CDS encoding adenylate kinase codes for MLCLVENKKVVMVGIPGVGKTTLLSKMATIIKDHKKSVSVVSFGTLMFEVAKENGLNDRDELRKLPVAEQQRIQKLAAEKIALHQEDVVIIDTHAFISSPEGYYPGLPEHVLKIIKPTNFVSVSAKPEEIYNRRMTDTTRNRDKITLANIKKELDAQSGMISACSVISGSPVKHVLNREGKVDEAADKIINAIGL; via the coding sequence GTGCTTTGCTTGGTAGAAAATAAAAAAGTTGTAATGGTAGGAATACCAGGGGTTGGAAAAACTACGCTACTTTCCAAAATGGCAACTATCATTAAAGATCATAAAAAAAGTGTCAGTGTTGTAAGCTTTGGAACTTTGATGTTTGAAGTTGCAAAAGAAAATGGACTAAATGACCGTGATGAATTAAGAAAGTTGCCTGTGGCAGAACAGCAACGCATCCAAAAACTTGCTGCAGAAAAAATTGCATTACACCAAGAAGATGTTGTAATCATTGACACTCATGCATTCATCAGTTCTCCAGAAGGATACTATCCTGGTCTTCCAGAACATGTTCTCAAAATTATCAAACCTACCAACTTTGTTTCTGTATCTGCAAAACCTGAAGAAATCTACAACCGACGAATGACTGATACAACTCGAAACCGAGATAAGATTACCCTTGCAAATATTAAAAAAGAATTAGATGCTCAATCTGGTATGATTTCTGCATGCTCTGTAATTTCAGGCTCTCCTGTTAAACACGTTTTAAATCGTGAGGGAAAGGTTGATGAAGCAGCTGATAAAATAATTAATGCAATAGGACTGTAA
- a CDS encoding universal stress protein: protein MTFSKIVVAIITPTHTKKSFELGLEMAKKFDSELTVIECMYKIPPKFYFFETKSDKKTTQNQTSKLKAELEKWKKIAQKEGVSVKTKFGLTDNISHWVIDYVKEHKTDLLIVDYPKLSMEEITLYDDIINMIHHKSHCHLLTMKPT from the coding sequence ATGACATTTAGTAAAATAGTTGTTGCAATAATCACTCCTACACATACAAAGAAATCATTTGAACTTGGTCTGGAGATGGCCAAAAAATTTGATTCAGAATTAACGGTTATTGAGTGCATGTATAAAATTCCGCCAAAGTTTTATTTTTTTGAGACCAAATCCGATAAAAAAACAACACAGAATCAGACTTCGAAACTTAAAGCAGAATTAGAAAAATGGAAGAAAATTGCTCAAAAAGAAGGTGTTTCCGTTAAGACAAAATTTGGCCTAACTGACAACATTTCTCATTGGGTTATTGATTATGTCAAAGAGCACAAAACAGATTTGTTAATTGTAGACTATCCAAAGCTGTCAATGGAGGAAATAACTCTTTATGATGACATTATAAACATGATTCATCACAAATCTCATTGTCATCTTCTAACAATGAAACCCACATAG
- a CDS encoding universal stress protein has translation MSDDFNFKSILVPYNASSGAKRGLNAAIELAKKVDAEITLITCIESSSLASFFRKKDDKYEEEKQVIQKELEKVEYDTKKLNSPLKHVILKSSFSPNTIAEYAEENKIDLVVIGQSKILPTESKYHERMAHYLIRGLTCPILIVK, from the coding sequence ATGAGTGATGATTTTAATTTCAAATCTATCTTGGTGCCATACAATGCCAGTTCAGGTGCAAAACGAGGATTAAATGCAGCCATAGAACTTGCAAAGAAGGTTGATGCAGAAATCACTCTGATTACATGTATTGAATCTTCATCTCTTGCATCGTTTTTTAGAAAAAAAGATGATAAATACGAAGAAGAGAAACAGGTTATTCAAAAAGAATTGGAAAAAGTAGAATATGACACAAAAAAACTCAATTCCCCCTTAAAACACGTGATTCTAAAATCATCTTTTTCCCCAAACACAATAGCAGAATATGCTGAGGAAAACAAAATTGATTTGGTAGTGATTGGACAGTCGAAAATACTGCCTACTGAATCAAAATATCATGAAAGAATGGCCCATTATCTCATACGAGGTCTGACTTGTCCAATTTTGATTGTTAAATAA
- a CDS encoding RNA-guided pseudouridylation complex pseudouridine synthase subunit Cbf5 gives MTLKQLENLIEIDQDITDDAFGTYYDKRTIEQLLNYGIILLDKPPGPTSHETVAWTKRLLKLPKIGHSGTLDPQVSGVLPLGLGEATKALGVLLYGPKEYHALGRVHSLPSKEKLKEVVEMFQGEIFQKPPQRSAVLRQTRTRTIYEFEIIEQKERLLLTRILCEAGTYIRKLYYDIGEILGPGATMVELRRSRVDQFHEKDGLVTLHELADAFALWEEKKDDSKLMKMIKPVELALSELKSVVIRDSAVDALCHGAQLAIPGILKISPNLKKGDIVGIYTQKGEAVALAESTMNEEEIRDATKGYAFETKRIIMAPNTYPKKWRTKPTPPKD, from the coding sequence ATGACTCTAAAACAACTTGAAAATCTCATAGAAATTGATCAGGACATCACTGATGATGCTTTTGGAACATATTATGACAAAAGGACTATTGAGCAGTTGCTAAATTATGGAATTATTCTTTTAGACAAACCGCCAGGACCTACAAGTCATGAAACAGTAGCGTGGACTAAACGTTTACTGAAACTACCTAAAATCGGACATAGTGGCACTTTAGATCCTCAGGTCTCTGGAGTTCTACCTCTGGGTTTGGGCGAAGCAACAAAGGCATTGGGTGTTTTGTTGTATGGCCCTAAAGAATATCATGCACTTGGGAGAGTTCACTCTTTGCCCTCTAAGGAGAAGCTAAAAGAAGTTGTAGAAATGTTTCAGGGTGAGATTTTCCAAAAACCTCCACAGCGTTCTGCAGTTCTTAGACAAACTAGGACAAGGACAATTTATGAATTTGAAATAATAGAACAAAAAGAGAGATTGCTTTTGACAAGAATTCTTTGTGAAGCAGGAACTTACATTCGTAAACTTTACTATGATATTGGAGAAATTTTGGGACCTGGTGCAACTATGGTTGAACTAAGGAGAAGCAGAGTTGATCAATTCCATGAAAAAGACGGATTGGTAACGTTGCATGAACTTGCTGATGCATTTGCATTGTGGGAGGAGAAAAAAGATGATAGTAAACTAATGAAAATGATAAAACCCGTTGAGTTGGCATTAAGTGAATTAAAATCTGTAGTTATTCGAGATTCTGCAGTAGATGCATTGTGCCATGGAGCACAACTGGCAATTCCTGGAATCTTGAAAATTTCACCAAATTTGAAAAAAGGCGATATTGTTGGAATTTATACACAAAAAGGAGAGGCAGTTGCTTTGGCTGAATCAACAATGAACGAAGAAGAAATTCGTGATGCAACTAAAGGCTATGCATTTGAAACTAAGAGAATCATTATGGCTCCAAACACATATCCAAAAAAATGGAGAACAAAACCAACACCTCCAAAGGATTAA
- a CDS encoding EMC3/TMCO1 family protein, translated as MDFNFILLFIESIPLQFDIFGGERMALGSDDPIVKGLIASMFAVSGFGILLNIFNSGVRKKMVDQVKLKRIMKETRAWQKERMAAMRAKDQAKVAELGKKSSYMNKMSMEMMQMNMRPMMITFVPLILIFYLVLPQLFSYTVALSPIPLNVIPGDMFQLTCTAEQAADVDHVCTEENALYLWAWYFLSSIAFSGIIMRLTKTSMDLS; from the coding sequence ATGGACTTTAACTTTATTCTACTATTCATTGAATCTATCCCTCTGCAATTTGATATCTTTGGTGGAGAAAGAATGGCATTGGGCAGTGATGATCCAATTGTTAAAGGATTGATTGCATCGATGTTTGCAGTTTCTGGATTTGGAATTTTACTGAACATCTTCAACTCTGGAGTTAGAAAAAAGATGGTTGATCAAGTAAAGCTAAAACGAATCATGAAAGAAACACGTGCTTGGCAAAAAGAAAGAATGGCTGCAATGAGAGCAAAAGACCAAGCAAAGGTTGCAGAACTAGGAAAAAAATCATCATACATGAACAAAATGTCAATGGAGATGATGCAGATGAACATGAGACCAATGATGATTACCTTTGTTCCGCTAATTTTGATATTTTATCTTGTCTTGCCACAATTGTTCTCTTACACTGTTGCACTATCTCCAATTCCACTAAATGTAATTCCTGGAGATATGTTCCAATTAACATGCACTGCTGAACAAGCAGCAGATGTAGACCATGTTTGTACTGAAGAAAATGCACTATATCTGTGGGCTTGGTATTTCCTTTCATCCATTGCATTTAGTGGCATTATCATGAGACTCACAAAAACATCGATGGATCTCAGTTGA
- a CDS encoding PKD domain-containing protein, protein MFGRGLVLGLLFTVLLIGFSFSQESFAAAGDPIVDAGPGAIIDEGDTFSHVGSFTLPDAENNWTATVDYGSGVGEEPLSLNFGAGTFSLDHLYNMHAPFQLTVEITNGTHTGTDVITIDVQNVSPVIDNPIPDVTLDEGDTFFYSGTFTDPGFDAFTGTVTYGNFGIGNLTLAMGASTFDLERTFVTDGIFDSIVVISDDAENSNSTATFTITVNNVSPTLSLGSGGTINQGDTFLSSGSFIDPGEDPWIITADFGDGTAPVDVSFSDTKTFDLSHTFKKSGIFTVTVSVDDGTDIVTDTLSVTVNNVAPIVDAGPDDIIDEGEEFTSMGSFSDPGDESLTITIDYGDGESEIIPESIDGNFDINHVYDNDGSFTVEVTVDDGTTTVIDSAIVTVNNVLPEITLDSKSVDENRLFTGSGSFVDPGDDMWTATIDYGDGSSSEPLLLSGMTFSLSNTYSTNGVYDASITISDDDGSTVSTFMIGVFVSDTTLPSDLNSPMFTSQISTDSATFSTSNQDIWGPVTGGSGTSSWNLFNPQRWNESDGDSSYVTLAGKRLGGGISAGTSGHLELIGSASDLSGKIGVNYPGSIKVTHPDADSFLAGQSVPVSSDWTLASSAKILAGKTMGDLRMDFDIGLAEFVDTDVCLLVGCVDLFVIPDIDIDTGKTKLFSISDAGDLDMPSALTGFVGLTGNFNPISVQPATTSVNPSTGRIIAEHTNKFSDINIDLDKVATRLGVAPPLGIDKEISSVKLVANLFDVDADIDFKAHQKLTFDSDVLIKLDFSRPVTGVVGSILDLTTSGDKVSSVTYRQGEEIKIIFPIGETDPITVTPTALLDSSKTKLHQFTEVITESDVNMFSLDAGIALPSFTVVPAIPIYNPVPHFSNWQCHERVLGVCVWAGYTHGPHWHKIGETPAVKFNGVDVGVGPVWNSGPQGQEIKKDILANKAFALGGFNTVALSPFELNPEVPPTAEAGGPYEVLEGSVVQLLGTGEDLDGDPITFAWDFDGDMTYETSGAIVDYPLGIDGPDTLSAELQVCDDLNCDEDFATITVINVAPTLEAGDDETIDEGSLFTRTINFEDPGADTWDIEIDYGNGFTESLSALTERTFDLNHTYADNGDYTISIMVTDDDAGTDSDSFVVTVNNVNPTTEAGDPDSVDEGTLYSYVATFTDPGFDCDTCGTLEDFTATVDWGDNTGVESLAVDETPGSPGVLTQGTASGSHTFADNGIYTVTVTVTDDDTGVGIDIFDITVNNVNPTVEAGIDQEAVIHDLVSLDPSTFTDPGFDCALCNTLEDFTSIVNWGEGSDEPLIVDETPGSPGVLTQGTASGDHIYRLPGDYTVTVTVDDDDAGTHSDSLITTVLGAQDLKNRAISFLSPYNSEKDVKKAIESINDSLDSKFWLSDVYLDEKYGKKVFDEEKKAVKDLQKILKDGAKKGIDPTFAEITQDSIDLLVNADRVLTITIMLDATSTPADDPKKQDKVDKENEKSAEEFAKADEYRDEGDYDKAIDHYKKAWEHSLAALKHANK, encoded by the coding sequence ATGTTTGGTCGGGGGTTAGTGTTAGGTTTACTGTTTACTGTTTTGTTAATTGGATTTTCATTTTCACAAGAATCATTTGCAGCCGCTGGTGATCCAATAGTTGATGCTGGACCCGGTGCAATTATTGATGAAGGTGATACTTTCTCTCATGTAGGTTCTTTTACACTGCCAGATGCAGAAAACAATTGGACTGCAACGGTAGATTATGGAAGTGGTGTAGGAGAAGAACCTCTATCTTTAAACTTTGGAGCTGGAACATTTTCACTTGATCATCTGTATAACATGCATGCACCATTTCAGCTTACAGTAGAAATTACTAATGGTACACATACTGGTACTGATGTAATCACCATAGATGTTCAAAATGTTTCACCTGTTATTGATAATCCCATTCCAGACGTAACCCTTGATGAAGGTGATACTTTCTTTTATAGCGGAACTTTTACTGATCCTGGATTTGATGCATTCACTGGAACTGTTACTTATGGTAACTTTGGTATTGGTAATCTAACATTGGCAATGGGTGCAAGTACATTTGATCTTGAACGTACCTTTGTTACTGATGGAATTTTTGATTCTATAGTAGTAATTTCTGATGATGCAGAAAATTCTAATTCTACTGCAACATTTACAATTACAGTAAACAATGTTTCCCCGACTCTTAGTTTAGGTTCTGGTGGAACAATCAACCAAGGAGATACGTTTCTTTCATCTGGTTCATTTATAGATCCTGGTGAAGATCCTTGGATTATTACTGCTGACTTTGGTGATGGCACTGCCCCTGTAGATGTTTCATTTTCTGATACCAAAACTTTTGATTTATCTCACACTTTTAAAAAATCAGGAATATTTACTGTAACAGTATCTGTTGATGATGGTACTGATATTGTTACTGATACTCTATCTGTAACAGTAAACAATGTTGCACCAATAGTTGATGCAGGTCCTGATGATATCATTGATGAAGGCGAAGAATTTACTTCAATGGGCTCCTTTTCAGATCCTGGTGATGAATCATTAACAATTACAATAGATTATGGTGACGGCGAATCTGAAATTATTCCAGAATCAATTGACGGTAATTTTGATATTAATCATGTTTATGACAATGATGGAAGTTTTACTGTAGAAGTAACCGTTGATGATGGCACTACTACTGTCATAGATTCTGCAATTGTTACAGTAAACAATGTTCTTCCAGAAATTACCCTTGATAGCAAATCTGTTGATGAAAATAGACTATTCACTGGGTCTGGTTCCTTTGTTGACCCTGGTGATGATATGTGGACAGCAACAATAGATTATGGTGACGGTTCTAGTTCAGAGCCTCTTTTACTTTCTGGAATGACTTTTTCACTTTCAAACACTTATTCCACGAATGGAGTTTATGATGCATCTATCACAATTTCTGATGATGACGGTTCTACAGTTTCTACTTTTATGATTGGCGTATTTGTTAGTGATACCACATTACCTAGTGATCTAAATTCACCCATGTTTACATCTCAAATATCTACTGACAGTGCAACATTTAGCACCTCTAATCAGGATATTTGGGGACCTGTAACTGGCGGCTCTGGAACTTCTAGCTGGAACCTTTTCAATCCTCAAAGATGGAATGAATCTGACGGTGATAGCTCCTATGTTACTCTAGCTGGCAAAAGATTAGGTGGCGGTATTAGTGCAGGAACATCTGGACATCTGGAATTAATAGGCTCTGCATCTGATTTATCAGGAAAAATTGGCGTAAACTACCCTGGAAGTATCAAAGTAACTCATCCTGATGCTGATTCTTTCTTGGCAGGTCAGAGTGTACCTGTAAGTAGTGATTGGACACTTGCTTCTAGTGCAAAGATTCTTGCAGGAAAAACAATGGGTGATTTGAGAATGGACTTTGATATTGGATTAGCAGAATTTGTTGATACAGATGTATGTTTGTTAGTTGGATGTGTAGATCTATTTGTAATTCCTGATATTGATATTGACACTGGAAAAACTAAACTCTTTAGCATTTCAGATGCAGGTGACTTGGATATGCCATCAGCATTAACTGGATTTGTAGGACTAACTGGAAACTTTAATCCTATTTCAGTTCAACCTGCAACTACTTCTGTAAATCCTTCTACTGGAAGAATTATTGCAGAACATACTAACAAATTTTCTGACATTAATATAGATCTTGATAAAGTTGCAACTCGTCTTGGTGTTGCACCTCCATTAGGAATAGATAAAGAAATTAGTTCAGTTAAGCTAGTTGCAAATCTATTTGATGTAGATGCAGATATTGACTTTAAGGCACATCAAAAACTGACTTTTGATTCTGATGTCTTGATAAAGTTAGACTTTAGTCGCCCTGTAACTGGCGTTGTAGGTTCAATACTTGATCTTACTACTTCTGGAGACAAAGTTTCTTCAGTAACATATCGCCAAGGAGAAGAAATCAAAATAATATTCCCAATTGGCGAAACAGACCCAATCACTGTAACTCCGACTGCTTTGTTGGATTCATCAAAGACCAAATTACATCAATTCACTGAAGTCATAACTGAAAGTGATGTAAACATGTTCTCACTTGATGCAGGTATCGCTCTTCCTAGTTTTACTGTAGTTCCTGCCATTCCAATATACAATCCAGTCCCTCACTTTTCTAATTGGCAGTGCCATGAGCGTGTACTGGGAGTATGTGTTTGGGCAGGATATACTCATGGTCCTCACTGGCACAAAATTGGTGAAACTCCTGCGGTAAAATTCAATGGAGTTGATGTTGGAGTAGGTCCAGTATGGAATAGTGGTCCACAAGGTCAAGAAATCAAGAAAGATATTCTTGCAAACAAAGCATTTGCACTTGGTGGATTTAACACTGTTGCCCTTTCACCATTTGAACTAAATCCTGAAGTTCCGCCAACTGCAGAAGCCGGTGGCCCATACGAAGTTCTTGAAGGTTCTGTTGTCCAGCTGTTAGGAACTGGTGAAGACCTTGATGGTGATCCAATAACATTTGCATGGGACTTTGATGGTGATATGACGTATGAAACTAGTGGGGCAATAGTAGATTATCCATTAGGCATTGATGGTCCTGATACACTTTCAGCAGAATTACAAGTCTGTGATGATTTGAATTGTGATGAAGACTTTGCAACAATTACTGTCATCAATGTAGCACCAACATTAGAGGCTGGTGATGATGAAACAATTGATGAAGGAAGTTTGTTTACAAGAACAATTAACTTTGAGGATCCTGGTGCAGATACATGGGATATTGAAATTGATTATGGTAACGGATTTACAGAATCACTTTCTGCATTAACTGAAAGAACATTTGATTTGAATCATACGTATGCAGATAATGGAGATTATACAATTTCAATTATGGTGACAGACGATGATGCTGGAACCGATTCTGATTCCTTTGTAGTTACAGTAAACAATGTGAATCCGACAACTGAAGCTGGTGATCCTGATTCGGTAGATGAAGGAACTCTGTATTCATATGTTGCAACATTTACTGATCCTGGATTTGATTGTGATACTTGTGGAACATTAGAGGACTTTACTGCAACAGTTGATTGGGGAGATAATACTGGAGTGGAGTCACTTGCAGTTGATGAAACACCAGGAAGTCCAGGCGTTTTGACTCAAGGTACAGCATCAGGCTCACATACTTTTGCAGATAATGGAATTTACACTGTTACTGTAACTGTAACTGATGATGATACAGGAGTAGGCATTGATATATTTGATATCACAGTAAACAATGTTAATCCAACTGTTGAAGCTGGTATAGACCAAGAAGCTGTAATTCATGATTTAGTTAGTCTTGATCCTTCAACATTTACTGATCCTGGATTTGATTGTGCATTATGTAACACACTTGAAGACTTTACATCTATTGTAAACTGGGGTGAAGGAAGTGATGAACCATTAATAGTTGATGAAACTCCTGGAAGTCCTGGAGTTCTAACACAAGGAACTGCATCAGGTGATCATATTTACAGACTACCAGGAGATTACACTGTAACTGTTACTGTAGATGATGATGATGCTGGAACTCATAGTGACTCATTGATAACAACAGTTCTTGGTGCACAAGATTTGAAGAACAGAGCAATCTCATTTTTGTCTCCATATAATTCAGAAAAAGATGTGAAAAAAGCAATTGAATCTATTAATGACAGCTTGGATTCTAAATTTTGGTTAAGTGATGTATATCTTGATGAAAAATATGGAAAGAAAGTCTTTGATGAAGAGAAAAAAGCAGTAAAGGATCTTCAGAAAATACTAAAAGATGGAGCAAAGAAAGGAATTGACCCAACATTTGCCGAAATAACACAAGACTCTATTGATTTGTTGGTAAATGCAGATAGAGTTTTGACAATTACCATAATGCTTGATGCAACATCAACTCCAGCTGATGATCCTAAGAAACAAGACAAGGTAGACAAAGAGAATGAAAAATCTGCCGAAGAGTTTGCAAAGGCAGATGAATATAGAGATGAAGGTGATTATGATAAAGCAATTGATCATTACAAGAAAGCATGGGAACATTCACTTGCTGCTCTAAAACATGCAAACAAGTAA
- a CDS encoding plastocyanin/azurin family copper-binding protein: MVLIIPASHYVLADTWNIQIPPGSSKITLSSHFIPQEISVRPGDFVEWGNTDGEVHTITSGSLESGFDGAFDSGYLEGGEKFIKLFTFNDLGEFKYFCTIHPWMTGIVNVVDLPEDFQIMHNVGSDVSDVTFDIPFKVQRNLSDIKIDNSRNMLIFDFVGKIDNDVFVVYLPQELIENPQSVWVGKNQITNYDSESTNSGTTLTIPLEGHTTQVKVVGSDVIGEFTEEPFVLINQVLAITDKQTYYPGDTITISGEVRNPSQLYRITPEITSPSGIVLYSEYTLLMNSRFTVDVNSEKLREFGKYTIDIKGESLHSPVIFFKYESEPKYPSPSKQMKTLDPADIVCNGGLELLMKTSNGNAVCLSKSTAEVLMKRGWADYF; the protein is encoded by the coding sequence TTGGTTCTAATAATTCCTGCCAGCCATTATGTATTAGCTGATACATGGAATATTCAAATTCCGCCGGGCTCTTCAAAAATTACATTATCATCTCATTTCATACCTCAAGAAATTTCTGTAAGACCTGGAGATTTTGTTGAATGGGGAAACACGGACGGTGAAGTACATACGATTACTTCAGGTTCTTTAGAATCTGGATTTGATGGAGCATTTGATAGTGGTTATTTAGAGGGAGGGGAAAAATTCATCAAATTGTTTACCTTCAATGATCTTGGAGAATTCAAATACTTTTGTACAATTCATCCGTGGATGACAGGAATAGTTAACGTAGTTGATCTTCCCGAAGATTTTCAGATAATGCACAATGTTGGCTCTGATGTTTCAGATGTTACATTTGATATCCCCTTTAAAGTACAAAGAAATCTTTCTGACATCAAAATTGATAATTCAAGAAATATGTTGATTTTTGATTTTGTCGGGAAAATTGATAATGATGTGTTTGTAGTTTATTTGCCTCAAGAATTAATAGAAAATCCTCAATCAGTATGGGTAGGAAAGAACCAAATTACAAATTATGATTCAGAATCCACAAACAGTGGCACTACATTGACCATTCCTCTGGAAGGGCATACAACACAAGTTAAGGTTGTAGGAAGTGATGTAATTGGTGAATTCACTGAAGAACCATTTGTTTTGATAAATCAAGTTTTAGCAATCACTGATAAACAGACATACTATCCGGGAGACACAATTACAATTTCAGGCGAAGTTAGAAATCCTAGTCAATTATACAGAATCACGCCTGAAATAACTTCTCCTAGTGGTATCGTACTATATTCAGAATATACTTTGTTGATGAATTCTAGATTTACAGTTGATGTAAATTCAGAGAAATTACGAGAATTTGGAAAATATACGATTGACATCAAAGGAGAATCCCTTCATAGTCCAGTTATTTTTTTCAAATATGAATCAGAACCAAAATACCCTTCCCCTAGCAAGCAAATGAAAACACTAGATCCTGCAGATATTGTATGTAATGGTGGATTAGAATTACTAATGAAAACCAGTAATGGAAATGCAGTTTGTTTGAGCAAATCTACTGCAGAAGTATTGATGAAAAGAGGTTGGGCAGATTATTTTTGA
- a CDS encoding AAA family ATPase, which yields MEYVLMIGVALSGKTTYVKANFKHERIALSRFDNDRKDELEYIEKCLKKGISIVVDDTNLTESIRKSHIDLGKKYNAKIRGIFMNTSQGILEKRQKSRRDPFPLSAIYKQLRQLETPVVAEGFDELVVKKNYEQPRST from the coding sequence ATGGAATATGTTTTGATGATAGGAGTTGCCTTAAGTGGAAAAACAACTTATGTGAAAGCCAATTTTAAGCATGAAAGAATTGCATTGTCTCGTTTTGACAATGACAGAAAAGATGAATTAGAATATATTGAAAAATGTCTAAAAAAAGGAATTAGCATAGTTGTAGATGATACAAATCTTACAGAATCAATACGAAAATCACACATTGACTTGGGTAAAAAATACAATGCAAAAATTCGAGGAATTTTTATGAATACCTCTCAAGGAATCCTTGAGAAAAGACAAAAAAGTAGACGTGACCCTTTTCCTTTGTCTGCAATTTACAAACAACTTCGACAATTAGAGACACCTGTAGTTGCAGAAGGGTTTGATGAATTAGTTGTGAAAAAAAATTACGAACAGCCTAGAAGTACATGA